A DNA window from Chitinibacter fontanus contains the following coding sequences:
- a CDS encoding basic amino acid ABC transporter substrate-binding protein, which yields MHYRTLFSTLALALGLSVAPAHAERVYSVGTDATFAPFESLNNNKEVVGFDADLIKAIAQKSGLKIKLVNTPWEGLFAGLNTGDRDIVIAAVTITPERKASMDFSEPYFEAKQLIIVRDGSKVAKLADLKGKKVGVQTGTTGDTVAQKAFGKTSPDIRRYENIVLALTELRAGGIEAVVADNGVVNNYLTNNKNTQLKTIDDTSFAKEYYGIAVKKGNKAVLDQLNKGLAATKADGTYQKIYQQYFGR from the coding sequence ATGCATTACCGCACTCTATTTTCGACCCTGGCTTTGGCTTTGGGCTTGTCTGTGGCGCCAGCACACGCTGAGCGAGTTTACAGCGTAGGCACCGACGCAACTTTTGCGCCGTTTGAATCACTGAATAACAACAAAGAAGTCGTGGGTTTTGACGCCGACTTAATCAAAGCGATTGCGCAGAAGTCGGGTTTGAAAATCAAGCTGGTTAACACCCCATGGGAAGGCCTGTTTGCGGGGCTCAACACGGGCGATCGCGATATTGTGATTGCCGCAGTCACCATCACGCCAGAGCGTAAAGCCAGCATGGATTTTTCTGAGCCTTACTTTGAAGCCAAGCAACTGATTATCGTACGCGATGGCAGCAAAGTGGCCAAACTAGCTGACCTGAAAGGCAAAAAAGTCGGCGTACAAACCGGCACTACCGGCGACACCGTGGCACAAAAAGCCTTTGGTAAAACCAGCCCCGATATTCGCCGCTATGAAAATATCGTATTGGCGCTGACCGAGTTGCGCGCGGGTGGTATCGAAGCCGTAGTGGCCGATAATGGTGTGGTCAATAATTACCTGACCAATAATAAAAACACCCAACTTAAAACCATCGACGACACCAGCTTTGCCAAAGAGTATTACGGCATTGCTGTGAAAAAAGGCAATAAAGCGGTACTTGATCAGCTTAATAAAGGTCTAGCTGCCACCAAAGCCGACGGCACCTATCAGAAAATCTACCAGCAATACTTCGGTCGCTAA